Proteins found in one Oryza glaberrima chromosome 4, OglaRS2, whole genome shotgun sequence genomic segment:
- the LOC127770949 gene encoding uncharacterized protein LOC127770949: MEPLLQVLAATDSTVREGLITQVQALAEERTALDAKWAQLAVDRAWVEEGRRTVDDMVKLGRKMRQAQLAKIQAREEVLDSIMRETEEERQAALIASSVLDEALGDIRLQYEAHAEDLAKRIRDARGVLDAGAAHERRASEAEASLRARTTALEAERKALDDRVRSAQELEATIRRRIERESTLAAHERTAAEVEASLRLREEATAERDRITLAAKASADRRTEELRLREEACREQDAALAEREAEVSRRDVASCRLSEQLARREEAVAGCEARHLESARTERVAIAAKASELEAREKDLTASGPSGGAELASQLATARSTLADLERLVQDQAGEIAALRLTNELRPGQLSDAVNRLERAGRRVGISARRDSKLPPTQPALALRLDGLAASLERLEEEVGETIKSSSASLARAAVELVLASHQARDPDFKLWRALEDFPPGTEARARE, from the exons ATGGAGCCACTTCTGCAGgtgctcgccgccaccgactcCACTGTACGAGAGGGGCTGATTACCCAAGTTCAAGCCCTGGCGGAAGAGCGGACGGCCCTGGATGCTAAGTGGGCCCAGCTCGCCGTGGACCGCGCGTGGGTCGAGGAGGGGCGTCGCACTGTGGACGACATGGTGAAGCTGGGGCGCAAAATGCGCCAAGCCCAACTAGCCAAGATCCAGGCGCGCGAGGAGGTACTGGACTCCATCATgcgggagacggaggaggagcggcaggcggcgctGATCGCCTCGAGCGTCCTGGACGAGGCGCTGGGCGACATCCGCCTCCAATATGAGGCTCATGCCGAGGACTTGGCGAAGAGGATTAGGGACGCGCGTGGCGTCCTTGACGCAGGCGCTGCCCACGAGCGGCGGGCATCGGAGGCTGAGGCCTCTCTGCGGGCTCGAACGACGGCGCTAGAGGCTGAGCGCAAGGCCTTGGATGACCGTGTTCGCTCCGCACAGGAGCTTGAAGCCACGATCCGTCGGCGGATCGAA CGGGAGTCCACCTTGGCCGCTCATGAGagaacggcggcggaggtggaggcttCCCTTCGCCTCCGTGAAGAGGCCACGGCCGAGCGTGACCGGATCACCCTTGCCGCGAAAGCTTCCGCGGATCGCCGCACGGAAGAGCTACGGCTGCGGGAAGAGGCATGCCGGGAACAGGACGCTGCACTTGCCGAGCGCGAAGCCGAGGTGAGCCGCCGCGATGTAGCCTCGTGCCGGCTGAGCGAGCAACTCGCGAGACGCGAGGAGGCCGTCGCCGGGTGCGAGGCTCGCCATCTGGAGAGCGCCCGCACTGAGCGCGTGGCGATAGCGGCGAAGGCCTCTGAGCTGGAGGCCCGGGAGAAGGACTTGACAGCGAGCGGGCCGTCCGGCGGCGCGGAGTTGGCGAGCCAGCTTGCCACGGCTCGGAGTACCCTTGCCGACCTGGAGCGCCTGGTGCAGGATCAGGCTGGGGAGATTGCGGCCCTCCGCCTCACCAACGAGCTCCGGCCCGGGCAGCTCTCCGATGCAGTCAACCGGCTGGAGCGCGCGGGGCGTCGAGTCGGCATCTCTGCGCGCCGGGATAGCAAGCTTCCGCCCACACAGCCGGCACTCGCGCTTCGGCTGGACGGGCTGGCGGCGAGCCTGgagaggctggaggaggaggtcggcgaaaCCATAAAGTCTTCGTCGGCTTCTTTGGCACGGGCTGCGGTGGAGCTGGTCCTTGCGAGCCACCAAGCGCGCGACCCCGACTTCAAGCTGTGGCGTGCGCTTGAAGACTTTCCCCCAGGGACCGAAGCAAGGGCCCGGGAGTAA